Proteins found in one Streptomyces sp. NBC_00461 genomic segment:
- a CDS encoding HAD family hydrolase, with the protein MGKQTGTHIVWDWNGTLFHDNDAIIGATNAAFGELGLESITMEQYRALYCVPVPKFYERLLGRLPTDAEWEVMDVTFHRYYTEHRVGCGLTAGAVELLAGWRSAGRSQSILSMYGHDELVPLVRGFGIEAHFIRVDGRTGPSGGSKAEHMVRHLASLTGVDPARTVVIGDAADDAVAARHVGARAVLYTGGSHGRASLEEVGVPVVDSLAEAVAEAERLAA; encoded by the coding sequence ATGGGGAAGCAGACAGGGACGCACATCGTCTGGGACTGGAACGGGACGCTGTTCCACGACAATGACGCGATCATCGGGGCGACGAACGCGGCATTCGGCGAGCTGGGCCTTGAGTCGATCACGATGGAGCAGTACCGGGCGCTGTACTGCGTGCCGGTGCCGAAGTTCTACGAGCGGCTGCTGGGGCGGCTGCCGACGGACGCCGAGTGGGAGGTCATGGACGTGACCTTCCACCGCTACTACACGGAGCACCGGGTCGGCTGCGGGCTCACCGCCGGCGCGGTGGAGCTGCTCGCCGGATGGCGGTCGGCGGGCCGCAGTCAGTCGATCCTCAGCATGTACGGGCACGACGAACTCGTCCCGCTGGTGCGGGGGTTCGGGATCGAGGCGCACTTCATACGCGTCGACGGGCGGACCGGGCCCTCGGGCGGCAGCAAGGCGGAGCACATGGTGCGGCACCTCGCCTCGCTGACCGGTGTGGACCCGGCTCGCACGGTGGTGATAGGCGACGCCGCCGACGACGCGGTGGCCGCACGGCACGTGGGGGCACGGGCCGTGCTCTACACCGGCGGTTCGCACGGGCGGGCCAGTCTGGAAGAGGTGGGCGTGCCGGTGGTGGACTCGCTGGCGGAGGCCGTCGCGGAGGCGGAGCGGCTGGCGGCCTGA
- a CDS encoding DUF6912 family protein, with translation MRVYVPLTLSGLAEAYKTGELGAGPLAAYAVTPALREWYLSDDIEELEYAALNRAALASLRLLAADPRAVRRRVVVAVDVPDGAAAADPDRGLDTAALGEVRVTGTVRLAKAAAVHVDLDEAEADVAAAAEALEAADRGDDDAQFVVDGAEDHELLWYATQEIPNLVELGV, from the coding sequence ATGCGCGTCTACGTCCCCCTGACCCTCTCCGGTCTCGCCGAGGCGTACAAGACGGGAGAGCTGGGGGCGGGGCCGCTCGCCGCCTACGCCGTCACGCCCGCCCTGCGCGAGTGGTACCTCTCCGACGACATCGAGGAACTGGAGTACGCGGCTCTGAACCGCGCCGCGCTGGCCTCGCTGCGGCTGCTGGCCGCGGACCCTCGGGCGGTACGACGCCGCGTCGTGGTCGCCGTCGACGTGCCCGACGGCGCGGCGGCCGCTGACCCCGACCGGGGTCTCGACACGGCCGCGCTCGGCGAGGTACGGGTGACCGGGACCGTACGGCTCGCCAAGGCGGCGGCCGTGCACGTCGACCTCGACGAGGCGGAGGCGGACGTGGCCGCCGCGGCCGAGGCGCTGGAGGCGGCGGACCGCGGGGACGACGACGCGCAGTTCGTGGTGGACGGCGCCGAGGACCACGAGCTGCTGTGGTACGCGACGCAGGAGATCCCCAACCTGGTGGAACTCGGGGTCTGA
- a CDS encoding Rv3235 family protein encodes MHKVMTRAQHQPGTRPPGRRDSRRPGGAPPRIPGGTATSTAPGGGRPPGSRAGGHSPGTRPDDNRPPTAHAGPASGATAARTRPATPPKTTAPSATGPCASTSMAPACRTTTHAPPDVVPTPGEAASAAPVTGITAGHPRPAPRPRPTDVFADLLLAVLSGQRPVHSMLRHTAGRAYDELAWLAERGPLRTRGTRPVVRDIGYYEARPGAVEAFARVGAGDQLRAMAFRLERGQDLRWRCTAVELGGPRPPRPTDD; translated from the coding sequence ATGCACAAGGTCATGACCAGGGCGCAGCACCAGCCGGGCACCCGCCCTCCCGGCCGCCGCGACTCCCGCCGCCCCGGCGGCGCTCCTCCCCGTATCCCGGGCGGAACCGCGACCAGCACCGCACCGGGCGGCGGCCGTCCACCGGGCTCCCGGGCCGGCGGCCACTCTCCGGGCACCAGGCCCGACGACAACCGCCCGCCGACCGCTCACGCCGGGCCGGCCAGCGGCGCGACCGCCGCCCGCACCAGGCCGGCCACCCCGCCGAAGACCACCGCGCCGTCAGCCACGGGCCCCTGCGCGAGCACCTCCATGGCTCCCGCCTGCCGCACCACCACCCACGCCCCGCCGGATGTCGTTCCCACCCCCGGCGAAGCCGCATCGGCCGCCCCGGTCACCGGGATCACGGCCGGCCACCCCAGGCCGGCCCCCCGGCCGCGTCCCACCGACGTCTTCGCCGATCTCCTGCTCGCCGTGCTGAGCGGCCAGCGCCCGGTCCACTCCATGCTGCGGCACACCGCGGGCCGGGCCTACGACGAACTGGCCTGGCTCGCGGAACGCGGCCCCCTGCGCACACGCGGCACCCGCCCGGTCGTCCGCGACATCGGCTACTACGAAGCCCGTCCCGGCGCTGTCGAGGCCTTCGCGCGCGTCGGCGCCGGCGACCAGCTGCGGGCCATGGCCTTCCGCCTGGAACGCGGCCAGGACCTGCGCTGGCGCTGCACGGCGGTCGAACTCGGCGGCCCGCGCCCACCGCGCCCCACCGACGACTAG
- the secA gene encoding preprotein translocase subunit SecA, producing the protein MSVLSKIMRAGEGKILRKLHRIADQVKSIEEDFVDLSDAELRALTDEYKQRYADGESLDDLLPEAFATVREAAKRVLGQRHYDVQMMGGAALHLGYVAEMKTGEGKTLVGTLPAYLNALSGEGVHLITVNDYLAERDSEMMGRVHKFLGLTVGCILANMTPAERREQYECDITYGTNNEFGFDYLRDNMAWSKDELVQRGHNFAIVDEVDSILVDEARTPLIISGPADQATKWYGDFAKLVTRLKKGEAGNPLKGEEETGDYDVDEKKRTVAIHEPGVSKVEDWLGIDNLYESVNTPLVGYLNNAIKAKELFKKDKDYVVIDGEVMIVDEHTGRILAGRRYNEGMHQAIEAKEGVDIKDENQTLATITLQNFFRLYGKLSGMTGTAMTEAAEFHQIYKLGVVPIPTNRPMVRKDQSDLIYRTEVAKFEAVVDDIAEKHEKGQPILVGTTSVEKSEYLSQQLSKRGIQHEVLNAKQHDREAPIIAQAGRKGAVTVATNMAGRGTDIKLGGNPDDLAEAELRQRGLDPEEHIEEWAQYLPAALERAEQAVKAEFEEVKDLGGLYVLGTERHESRRIDNQLRGRSGRQGDPGESRFYLSLGDDLMRLFKAQMVERVMSMANVPDDVPIENKMVTRAIASAQSQVEQQNFETRKNVLKYDEVLNRQREVIYGERRRVLEGEDLQEQVVHFMDDTIDAYIGAETAEGFAEDWDLDRLWGAFKQLYPVKVTVEELEDAAGDRAGLTAEYVSESIKDDIHEQYASRESQLGSEIMRELERRVVLSVLDRKWREHLYEMDYLQEGIGLRAMAQKDPLVEYQREGFDMFTAMMEGIKEESVGYLFNLEVQVEQQVEEVPVEDAQPVDMDKQDAVPAQAGSRPEIRAKGLDAPQRRNLHFSAPTVDGEGGTVEGDFGDDDEPVRSEADGLTRAERRKQSRGGRRRRK; encoded by the coding sequence GTGTCCGTCCTCTCGAAGATCATGCGTGCAGGCGAAGGCAAGATCCTGCGCAAGCTGCACCGCATCGCGGACCAGGTCAAGTCCATCGAAGAGGACTTTGTCGACCTCTCCGACGCCGAGCTGCGGGCCCTCACCGATGAGTACAAGCAGCGGTACGCCGACGGAGAGAGCCTGGACGACCTGCTCCCCGAGGCGTTCGCCACCGTACGCGAGGCCGCCAAGCGTGTCCTCGGACAGCGTCACTACGACGTCCAGATGATGGGTGGTGCCGCGCTCCATCTCGGTTACGTCGCCGAGATGAAGACCGGTGAGGGCAAGACCCTGGTCGGCACTTTGCCCGCGTATCTCAACGCGCTTTCCGGTGAGGGCGTCCACCTCATCACGGTCAACGACTACCTGGCCGAGCGCGACTCCGAAATGATGGGCCGCGTCCACAAGTTCCTGGGCCTGACCGTCGGTTGCATCCTCGCGAACATGACGCCGGCCGAGCGCCGCGAGCAGTACGAGTGCGACATCACGTACGGCACGAACAACGAGTTCGGCTTCGACTACCTGCGCGACAACATGGCGTGGTCGAAGGACGAACTGGTGCAGCGCGGCCACAACTTCGCCATCGTCGACGAGGTCGACTCGATCCTGGTCGACGAGGCCCGTACGCCGCTGATCATCTCCGGCCCGGCCGACCAGGCCACCAAGTGGTACGGCGACTTCGCCAAGCTGGTCACGCGCCTGAAGAAGGGCGAGGCGGGCAACCCGCTGAAGGGCGAGGAGGAGACCGGCGACTACGACGTGGACGAGAAGAAGCGCACGGTCGCCATCCACGAGCCCGGCGTCAGCAAGGTCGAGGACTGGCTGGGCATCGACAACCTCTACGAGTCGGTGAACACCCCGCTGGTGGGCTACCTGAACAACGCCATCAAGGCCAAGGAGCTCTTCAAGAAGGACAAGGACTACGTCGTCATCGACGGCGAGGTCATGATCGTCGACGAGCACACCGGCCGTATCCTCGCCGGCCGCCGCTACAACGAGGGCATGCACCAGGCGATCGAGGCGAAGGAAGGGGTGGACATCAAGGACGAGAACCAGACCCTCGCCACGATCACCCTGCAGAACTTCTTCCGCCTCTACGGCAAGCTCTCCGGCATGACCGGTACGGCGATGACCGAGGCCGCCGAGTTCCACCAGATCTACAAGCTCGGCGTCGTCCCGATCCCGACCAACAGGCCGATGGTCCGCAAGGACCAGTCGGACCTGATCTACCGCACCGAGGTGGCCAAGTTCGAGGCGGTCGTCGACGACATCGCCGAGAAGCACGAGAAGGGCCAGCCGATCCTCGTCGGTACGACGTCGGTCGAGAAGTCCGAGTACCTCTCGCAGCAGCTCTCCAAGCGAGGCATCCAGCACGAGGTGCTGAACGCGAAGCAGCACGACCGTGAGGCGCCGATCATCGCCCAGGCCGGCCGCAAGGGCGCCGTGACCGTGGCCACGAACATGGCCGGCCGTGGTACGGACATCAAGCTCGGCGGCAACCCGGACGACCTCGCCGAGGCGGAGCTGCGCCAGCGCGGCCTCGACCCGGAGGAGCACATCGAGGAGTGGGCGCAGTACCTGCCCGCCGCCCTGGAGCGTGCCGAGCAGGCCGTGAAGGCGGAGTTCGAGGAGGTCAAGGACCTCGGCGGGCTCTACGTCCTGGGCACCGAGCGGCACGAGTCGCGTCGTATCGACAACCAGCTGCGCGGTCGTTCCGGCCGTCAGGGCGACCCCGGCGAGTCCCGCTTCTACCTCTCCCTCGGCGACGACCTGATGAGGCTCTTCAAGGCCCAGATGGTCGAGCGCGTGATGTCGATGGCGAACGTCCCGGACGACGTGCCGATCGAGAACAAGATGGTCACGCGCGCGATCGCCTCCGCCCAGTCGCAGGTCGAGCAGCAGAACTTCGAGACCCGTAAGAACGTCCTGAAGTACGACGAGGTCCTCAACCGCCAGCGTGAGGTCATCTACGGCGAGCGGCGCCGCGTCCTGGAGGGCGAGGACCTGCAGGAGCAGGTCGTGCACTTCATGGACGACACGATCGACGCGTACATCGGCGCGGAGACCGCCGAGGGCTTCGCGGAGGACTGGGACCTCGACCGGCTGTGGGGCGCCTTCAAGCAGCTCTACCCGGTCAAGGTGACCGTCGAGGAGCTGGAGGACGCGGCCGGTGACCGGGCGGGTCTGACCGCCGAGTACGTCTCCGAGTCCATCAAGGACGACATCCACGAGCAGTACGCGTCGAGGGAGTCGCAGCTCGGCTCCGAGATCATGCGTGAGCTGGAGCGCCGGGTCGTGCTGTCGGTCCTGGACCGCAAGTGGCGCGAGCACCTCTACGAGATGGACTACCTCCAGGAGGGCATCGGCCTGCGCGCGATGGCGCAGAAGGACCCGCTGGTCGAGTACCAGCGGGAGGGCTTCGACATGTTCACGGCGATGATGGAGGGCATCAAGGAGGAGTCCGTCGGCTACCTGTTCAACCTGGAGGTCCAGGTCGAGCAGCAGGTCGAGGAGGTCCCGGTCGAGGACGCCCAGCCGGTCGACATGGACAAGCAGGACGCGGTGCCGGCGCAAGCGGGCTCGCGTCCCGAGATCCGTGCGAAGGGGCTGGACGCTCCGCAACGCCGGAACCTGCACTTCTCCGCGCCGACCGTGGACGGCGAGGGCGGAACCGTCGAGGGCGACTTCGGCGACGACGACGAGCCCGTGCGCTCCGAGGCCGACGGTCTCACGCGCGCGGAGCGGCGCAAGCAGTCCCGGGGCGGGCGGCGCCGCAGGAAGTAG
- a CDS encoding GNAT family N-acetyltransferase, giving the protein MEPVTLTTPRLLLRTVGAEHTDAVYAAAQDPDIQRWTSIPSPYLPEHARSFTHELVPESWASGSMLTFGLFLPEGEELVGMLGLTMHSLSVTEIGFWGTKEHRGNGYVTEAAVAASRWAFTHLSVDRVEWRAEVGNRASRAVAERAGFVIEGVLRSAIIHQGVRRDCWVGSLLPSDLGLASTAPYLPAPASTPGAP; this is encoded by the coding sequence ATGGAACCCGTGACGCTCACGACCCCCCGTCTCCTTCTGCGCACCGTCGGCGCCGAACACACCGACGCCGTGTACGCCGCCGCCCAGGACCCCGACATCCAGCGCTGGACCTCGATCCCCTCGCCCTATCTCCCCGAGCACGCGCGGAGCTTCACCCACGAGTTGGTCCCCGAGAGCTGGGCGAGCGGCTCGATGCTCACCTTCGGTCTCTTCCTCCCCGAAGGGGAGGAACTGGTGGGCATGCTCGGCCTCACCATGCACTCCCTGAGCGTGACCGAGATCGGCTTCTGGGGCACCAAGGAGCACCGGGGCAACGGCTATGTCACCGAAGCCGCCGTCGCCGCCTCCCGCTGGGCCTTCACCCACCTGTCGGTGGACCGGGTGGAATGGCGTGCGGAGGTCGGCAACAGAGCCTCCCGCGCGGTGGCGGAACGCGCCGGCTTCGTCATCGAGGGCGTCCTGCGCTCCGCGATCATCCACCAGGGCGTACGCCGGGACTGCTGGGTGGGTTCGCTGCTGCCCTCGGACCTGGGCCTTGCCTCGACGGCGCCGTATCTGCCGGCGCCTGCCTCGACACCGGGCGCCCCGTGA
- a CDS encoding winged helix-turn-helix domain-containing protein: MTTPRPITDLSADDARRIALRAQGFIGTPDRRAGVRGVLRHLGAVQLDTISVLARSHELIAYARLGAVGRQTVESAYWKAASDLPHSFEYWSHAACILPVEEWPHFAFRRRAYRNRPHWNHDLPDGTYDQVIKQLRAEGPLTATELGGAKRTSEWWDWSGAKVAVERALMYGEVVCVERRGWKRVYDLAERAIPDALLHDELDDRECLRRLVGLAGRSLGVGTRADIADYHRLKGEQVDSVIADSGLVPVTVEGWGKPAWADPAALEALPRGRHRTTLLSPFDSLIWERARTERIFGFTHRLEAYVPKPKRVYGYFAMPVLAGGRLVGRVDPAREGRTLVARQVTLDGPKAVPAVAQALAEAASWVDCTDVRVERTETPELREALSKELTRALG; the protein is encoded by the coding sequence ATGACGACCCCGCGCCCCATCACCGACCTCTCGGCAGACGACGCCCGCCGCATCGCCCTGCGCGCCCAGGGCTTCATCGGCACGCCCGACCGCAGGGCCGGCGTCCGCGGCGTCCTCCGCCACCTCGGCGCGGTCCAGCTGGACACGATCTCGGTCCTGGCGCGCTCCCACGAGCTCATCGCGTACGCCCGCCTCGGCGCCGTCGGCCGCCAGACGGTGGAGAGTGCCTACTGGAAGGCCGCGTCCGACCTCCCGCACTCCTTCGAGTACTGGTCGCACGCCGCGTGCATCCTCCCCGTCGAGGAGTGGCCCCACTTCGCCTTCCGCCGCCGCGCCTACCGGAACCGCCCGCACTGGAACCACGACCTCCCGGACGGCACCTACGACCAGGTCATCAAGCAACTCCGCGCCGAAGGCCCCCTCACGGCCACGGAGTTGGGCGGCGCCAAGCGCACCAGCGAGTGGTGGGACTGGTCCGGCGCCAAGGTCGCCGTCGAGCGCGCCCTGATGTACGGCGAGGTGGTGTGCGTGGAGCGCCGCGGCTGGAAGCGGGTCTACGACCTCGCCGAGCGCGCGATCCCGGACGCACTGCTGCACGACGAGCTGGACGACAGGGAGTGCCTGCGCCGGCTGGTCGGTCTGGCGGGCCGGTCCCTGGGCGTCGGCACGCGCGCGGACATCGCCGACTACCACCGCCTCAAGGGCGAGCAGGTCGACTCGGTCATCGCCGATTCCGGCCTGGTCCCCGTCACGGTCGAGGGCTGGGGCAAGCCGGCCTGGGCCGACCCGGCGGCCCTGGAGGCACTGCCACGCGGCCGCCACCGCACCACACTCCTGTCCCCGTTCGACTCCCTGATCTGGGAACGGGCACGCACGGAGCGGATCTTCGGCTTCACCCACCGCCTGGAGGCCTACGTCCCCAAGCCGAAGCGGGTGTACGGCTACTTCGCGATGCCGGTGCTCGCGGGCGGCCGTCTGGTCGGCCGCGTCGACCCTGCCCGTGAGGGCCGCACGCTGGTGGCCAGGCAGGTCACCCTGGACGGCCCCAAGGCGGTCCCCGCGGTGGCTCAGGCCCTGGCGGAGGCCGCGAGCTGGGTGGACTGCACGGACGTACGGGTGGAACGGACGGAGACGCCCGAACTGCGCGAGGCCCTGTCCAAGGAACTCACCCGCGCACTCGGCTGA
- a CDS encoding response regulator — MADSFGPMHDEGAGGGVVGMGPDGGAPRKEPIRVLVVDDHALFRRGLEIVLAAEEDIQVVGEAGDGAEAVDKAADLLPDIVLMDVRMPKRGGIEACTSIKEVAPSAKIIMLTISDEEADLYDAIKAGATGYLLKEISTDEVATAIRAVADGQSQISPSMASKLLTEFKSMIQRTDERRLVPAPRLTDRELEVLKLVATGMNNRDIAKELFISENTVKNHVRNILEKLQLHSRMEAVVYAMREKILEIR; from the coding sequence ATGGCGGACAGCTTCGGACCGATGCATGACGAGGGTGCCGGCGGCGGCGTCGTCGGCATGGGCCCGGACGGGGGAGCTCCACGCAAGGAGCCGATCCGGGTGCTTGTCGTGGACGACCACGCCCTCTTCCGCCGGGGCCTGGAGATCGTGCTCGCGGCCGAGGAGGACATCCAGGTCGTCGGGGAGGCCGGGGACGGCGCGGAGGCCGTCGACAAGGCCGCCGACCTGCTGCCCGACATCGTCCTGATGGACGTGCGGATGCCCAAGCGGGGCGGGATCGAGGCCTGCACCTCCATCAAGGAGGTGGCCCCCAGCGCCAAGATCATCATGCTGACGATCAGCGACGAGGAAGCCGACCTCTACGACGCGATCAAGGCGGGTGCGACCGGTTATCTCCTCAAGGAGATCTCCACGGACGAGGTGGCCACCGCCATTCGCGCGGTGGCCGACGGGCAGTCGCAGATCAGCCCCTCGATGGCGTCGAAGCTGCTCACCGAGTTCAAGTCGATGATCCAGCGGACCGACGAGCGTCGACTCGTCCCCGCGCCGCGGCTGACGGACCGCGAGCTGGAGGTCCTCAAGCTCGTGGCCACGGGAATGAACAACCGGGACATCGCCAAGGAGTTGTTCATCTCCGAGAACACCGTGAAGAACCATGTGCGCAACATCCTGGAGAAGCTCCAGCTGCATTCCAGGATGGAAGCGGTGGTGTACGCGATGCGGGAGAAGATCCTCGAGATCCGGTGA
- the hpf gene encoding ribosome hibernation-promoting factor, HPF/YfiA family — translation MDIVVKGRKTEVPERFRKHVAEKLKLEKIQKLDGKVISLDVEVSKEPNPRQADRCDRVEITLRSRGPVIRAEAAASDPYAALDLAAEKLDARLRKQHDKRFSRRGSRRISAAEVPDHVPGAATLNGNGHPVHEEESDGVPTKKIGSLEVKGEGPLIVREKTHVASPMTLDQALYEMELVGHDFYLFVDSETKEPSVVYRRHAYDYGVIHLSTDPMVAQAHSPAPGGTLGG, via the coding sequence GTGGACATCGTCGTCAAGGGACGCAAGACCGAGGTGCCCGAGCGGTTCCGCAAGCACGTGGCCGAGAAGCTGAAGCTGGAGAAGATCCAGAAGCTCGACGGCAAGGTGATCAGCCTCGACGTCGAGGTGTCCAAGGAGCCCAACCCCCGACAGGCCGACCGTTGCGACCGAGTGGAGATCACGCTCCGCTCCCGCGGTCCGGTGATCAGGGCGGAAGCAGCGGCCAGCGATCCGTACGCGGCACTCGACCTGGCGGCGGAGAAGCTGGACGCCCGGCTGCGCAAACAGCACGACAAGCGGTTCTCTCGCCGTGGCTCGCGCAGGATCTCGGCCGCCGAGGTCCCCGACCACGTCCCGGGCGCGGCGACTCTCAACGGGAACGGCCACCCCGTCCACGAGGAAGAGTCGGACGGAGTGCCCACCAAGAAGATCGGCTCGCTGGAGGTCAAGGGCGAAGGCCCCCTGATCGTCCGCGAGAAGACCCACGTCGCCTCCCCGATGACCCTCGACCAGGCCCTCTACGAGATGGAACTGGTCGGACACGACTTCTACCTCTTCGTCGACTCCGAGACGAAGGAACCGAGTGTCGTCTACCGGCGGCACGCCTATGACTACGGCGTCATCCACCTCAGCACCGACCCGATGGTCGCGCAGGCGCATTCTCCCGCGCCCGGCGGCACGCTGGGCGGCTGA
- a CDS encoding ComF family protein, which translates to MRGWWQDLTDLVLPAECGGCGRPRTVLCPECRVALSGAAPSRVRPVPEPPGLPVVHAAARYADEVRAVLLAHKERGALALAAPLGTALAGAVRAGLMDMSGTVAVGGDRPVLLVPVPSARGAVRARGHDPARRIALAAAGELRRTGTAARVLAVLRQRRAVADQAGLNSRQRLDNLAGALAVAPGGERLLRCGSVVLVDDLMTTGASLREAARAVHTARAAETGLISYGEATTAVYAAAARESTEERTAGSMDEGIDRRHSVPGKAGAGGPGDVIRAAVVAASPDSFEVNRN; encoded by the coding sequence ATGCGGGGGTGGTGGCAGGACCTCACCGACCTGGTGCTGCCGGCTGAGTGCGGAGGCTGCGGGAGGCCTCGCACGGTGCTCTGCCCTGAGTGCCGTGTCGCCCTGAGTGGGGCCGCACCGAGCCGGGTGCGACCGGTGCCGGAGCCGCCCGGGCTGCCCGTGGTGCACGCGGCCGCCCGGTACGCCGACGAGGTCCGGGCCGTGCTCCTGGCCCACAAGGAGCGCGGCGCGCTGGCACTCGCGGCACCGTTGGGCACGGCTTTGGCAGGAGCTGTGCGGGCGGGGCTCATGGACATGTCCGGCACCGTGGCCGTGGGCGGTGACAGGCCCGTGCTGCTCGTTCCCGTTCCGTCGGCGCGTGGGGCGGTGCGCGCGCGGGGGCACGATCCGGCGCGGCGGATCGCGCTCGCGGCGGCGGGCGAGCTGCGGCGGACCGGGACCGCGGCCAGAGTGCTCGCCGTGCTGCGACAACGGCGTGCCGTGGCCGACCAGGCGGGGCTCAACTCCCGGCAGCGGCTGGACAATCTGGCCGGTGCGCTCGCGGTGGCACCCGGCGGCGAGCGGCTGCTGCGCTGCGGTTCGGTCGTGCTCGTCGACGACCTGATGACGACAGGTGCGTCCCTCAGGGAAGCAGCGCGTGCCGTGCACACGGCAAGGGCGGCAGAAACGGGGCTGATTTCCTACGGCGAAGCAACTACGGCCGTGTACGCGGCAGCTGCCCGGGAAAGCACAGAGGAACGGACGGCTGGATCAATGGACGAAGGGATCGACAGGAGGCACTCCGTGCCGGGAAAGGCGGGTGCAGGCGGCCCGGGTGACGTGATCCGCGCAGCTGTGGTCGCGGCGTCGCCAGATTCTTTCGAAGTAAACCGGAACTGA
- a CDS encoding LpqB family beta-propeller domain-containing protein: MGADREGGAGRGPLRMVVYGVCGVVLLAGCASMPDSGDLRGVDSTPRQDTQVRVFAMPPQDDAQPSDIVSGFLEALTSDDPTYSTARQYLTKTASQTWKPGLSSTVLADGPGIDPNRLGGREGSDDLTFTLTGTRVARVDEQQAYSPASGTYNAPVHLTRDKKTKQWRIDTLPQGVVMGKSDFQRNYMSVNKYYFASNAAAGTTQTAAVGDPVYVRRRVDPMTQMVQSLLNGPTTWLDHVVRTSFPTGTALQKGVGGLTPDDQNKLTVPLNEKAARVGVKQCSEMAAQLLFTLQNLTPVVDQVELLSGDTHLCSLAEDHADDVAARGSMDRPGYVYFIDDKSRLERIAVGNNGTKDDPVPGALGEGSKALRSVALSRDEDTAAAVSGDGKNLYVTSLVSGSSLGDPVLASRGKSEQDRLTPPSWDGNGDLWVADRDRDKPRLLLLEQGKGVPLVVKTPELDGRIDSVRVAADGVRIALVVTKNGKKSLFIGRIERRQEVAEDRPTVSVLGLRSASPELEDVTAMSWSGDSRLVVVGREQGGLQTMRYVQVDGSTPEGPAPAALSGIKEITAAESDGLPLVAYSEDGIVRLPAGTQWQKVTDGVAPVYPG, encoded by the coding sequence GTGGGCGCTGACCGCGAGGGGGGCGCCGGGCGCGGACCGCTGCGCATGGTGGTGTACGGCGTCTGCGGCGTCGTACTGCTGGCGGGGTGCGCCTCGATGCCCGACAGTGGGGACCTGCGCGGCGTCGACTCCACACCGCGGCAGGACACCCAGGTGCGGGTCTTCGCCATGCCGCCCCAGGACGACGCGCAGCCTTCGGACATCGTCTCGGGTTTCCTCGAGGCGTTGACCAGCGACGATCCCACCTATTCGACGGCGCGCCAGTACCTCACCAAGACTGCCTCGCAGACCTGGAAGCCGGGACTGTCCAGCACGGTCCTCGCGGACGGGCCGGGTATCGACCCCAACCGCCTGGGCGGCCGGGAGGGCAGCGACGACCTCACGTTTACGCTGACCGGCACGAGGGTCGCCAGGGTGGACGAGCAGCAGGCGTACTCGCCCGCAAGCGGGACCTACAACGCGCCGGTGCATCTCACGCGCGACAAGAAGACCAAGCAGTGGCGCATCGACACGCTGCCGCAGGGCGTCGTCATGGGCAAGTCGGACTTCCAGCGCAACTACATGTCCGTCAACAAGTACTACTTCGCCTCGAATGCCGCGGCCGGGACGACGCAGACGGCGGCCGTCGGGGATCCCGTGTACGTGCGGCGGCGCGTCGACCCCATGACACAGATGGTGCAGTCGCTGCTCAACGGGCCCACGACCTGGCTCGACCATGTGGTGCGGACGAGTTTCCCCACCGGTACGGCGTTGCAGAAGGGCGTCGGCGGGCTGACGCCCGACGACCAGAACAAGCTGACCGTGCCACTGAACGAGAAGGCCGCCCGCGTCGGTGTGAAGCAGTGCAGCGAGATGGCGGCCCAGCTCCTGTTCACGCTGCAGAACCTCACCCCGGTGGTGGACCAGGTCGAGTTGCTGTCCGGTGATACGCACCTGTGCTCGCTCGCCGAGGACCACGCGGACGACGTGGCCGCGCGCGGCTCGATGGACCGTCCCGGCTACGTGTACTTCATCGACGACAAGAGCCGGCTCGAACGGATAGCGGTCGGCAACAACGGCACCAAGGACGATCCGGTGCCCGGAGCACTGGGCGAGGGCAGCAAGGCGCTGCGGTCGGTGGCCCTGTCACGTGACGAGGACACCGCGGCCGCCGTCAGTGGCGACGGCAAGAATCTGTACGTCACGTCGCTGGTGTCCGGCAGTTCGCTCGGGGACCCCGTGCTGGCAAGCCGGGGCAAGTCGGAGCAGGACCGGCTGACGCCGCCCAGCTGGGACGGGAACGGCGACCTCTGGGTGGCCGACCGCGACCGTGACAAACCCCGGCTGCTCCTGCTGGAGCAGGGCAAGGGTGTACCGCTCGTGGTGAAGACCCCGGAGCTGGACGGCCGCATCGACAGCGTCCGGGTGGCTGCCGACGGGGTGCGGATCGCGCTCGTGGTGACGAAGAACGGCAAGAAGTCGCTGTTCATCGGACGGATCGAGCGGCGGCAGGAGGTCGCGGAGGACCGGCCGACGGTTTCCGTGCTCGGACTGCGGTCCGCGTCACCGGAGTTGGAGGACGTCACGGCCATGTCGTGGTCCGGGGACAGCCGGCTCGTGGTGGTCGGGCGCGAACAGGGCGGACTGCAGACCATGCGGTACGTCCAGGTCGACGGCTCCACGCCGGAGGGGCCCGCGCCCGCGGCCCTCAGCGGGATCAAGGAGATCACCGCGGCGGAGTCCGACGGGCTGCCGCTGGTGGCGTACTCGGAGGACGGGATCGTACGGCTGCCGGCCGGGACGCAGTGGCAGAAGGTCACGGACGGGGTGGCGCCGGTCTATCCGGGGTGA